A genomic region of Mesorhizobium sp. NZP2077 contains the following coding sequences:
- a CDS encoding GNAT family N-acetyltransferase: MLSAPTPLAENHDLELFQSGTESLDQWLRRRARANQVGGASRTYVVAEGARVVGYYCLSSGGLDLTSAPGPIRRNIPDPIPIVVLGRLAVDAGWQGKGLGAALLQDAVLRAGHAATILGIRGIFVHAVSDEAKAFYQRYGFAASPKNPMTLVLSLKGLVKG; the protein is encoded by the coding sequence ATGCTATCGGCGCCCACGCCGCTGGCTGAAAACCACGATCTCGAACTTTTCCAAAGTGGTACCGAAAGCCTCGACCAATGGCTTCGCCGCAGGGCACGGGCCAACCAGGTCGGTGGCGCGTCGCGAACTTATGTGGTGGCGGAAGGCGCACGCGTTGTCGGCTACTACTGTCTGTCTTCGGGCGGCCTTGATCTCACGTCGGCGCCTGGCCCCATCCGTCGCAACATACCGGATCCCATCCCAATAGTTGTGCTCGGGCGCCTCGCCGTGGATGCAGGCTGGCAGGGAAAGGGGCTGGGCGCAGCGTTGCTGCAAGACGCCGTTCTGCGCGCTGGCCATGCCGCAACGATCCTCGGGATTCGCGGCATTTTTGTTCATGCCGTATCGGATGAGGCGAAAGCCTTTTATCAGCGCTACGGTTTTGCGGCTTCGCCGAAAAATCCGATGACCTTGGTGCTGTCGTTGAAAGGCCTGGTGAAAGGGTAG
- a CDS encoding ABC transporter permease, protein MVGKSDGGIAGRMPKFIRRADPAVLTAFACIVLLLFLGSLYSRSFLSPEYLLQQLKVASFLGVIATGMMLVVLLGQIDLSVPWSVAAGAMMACAAAAYGPAGVVLAIPFGIFCGVLIGIVNGIGVAYLRIPSMIITLATNAVAQGLMVVYTGGFSPQDSATPAMRYLATGFAIPGVPNAVIIWAVIGAAMVFVLTRTGFGRTVYGIGNRERAAYLSGIDTRRVVMIAFAVSGGLSAFGGVLLAGYASKAAQSMGDAYLLPSIAAVVLGGTSILGGRGSYLGTVAGVILITLLQSILSVMQMPEAGRQIIYGVVIVAMLLLYGRAPASR, encoded by the coding sequence GCCTGCATCGTCCTGTTGCTGTTCCTCGGCAGTCTCTATTCCAGAAGCTTCCTGTCGCCTGAATATCTGCTGCAGCAGCTCAAGGTCGCTTCGTTCCTCGGCGTCATTGCTACCGGCATGATGCTGGTCGTCCTGCTCGGCCAGATCGACCTGTCGGTGCCGTGGTCGGTGGCGGCCGGGGCGATGATGGCCTGCGCTGCGGCCGCCTACGGTCCGGCCGGGGTGGTGTTGGCTATTCCGTTCGGCATCTTCTGCGGCGTCCTGATCGGCATCGTCAACGGCATCGGCGTCGCCTATCTGCGCATTCCCTCGATGATCATCACGCTCGCCACCAACGCCGTCGCGCAAGGGTTGATGGTGGTCTATACCGGCGGTTTCTCGCCACAGGATTCGGCGACCCCCGCCATGCGTTACCTTGCCACCGGCTTTGCCATTCCGGGCGTGCCCAACGCCGTCATCATCTGGGCTGTCATCGGCGCGGCAATGGTGTTCGTGCTGACCCGCACCGGTTTCGGCCGCACCGTCTATGGCATCGGCAACCGCGAGCGCGCCGCCTATCTATCGGGCATTGACACAAGGCGTGTGGTGATGATCGCCTTCGCTGTCTCCGGCGGGCTCTCCGCCTTCGGCGGCGTGCTTCTGGCCGGCTATGCATCCAAGGCGGCGCAGTCGATGGGCGATGCCTATCTCTTGCCGTCGATCGCGGCTGTGGTGCTTGGCGGCACCTCGATCCTCGGCGGGCGCGGCTCCTATCTCGGCACCGTCGCCGGCGTCATCCTGATCACGCTCTTGCAATCCATCCTGTCGGTCATGCAGATGCCGGAGGCGGGCCGGCAGATCATCTATGGCGTCGTCATCGTCGCCATGCTGCTGCTCTATGGCCGCGCGCCGGCAAGCCGCTGA
- a CDS encoding sulfate/molybdate ABC transporter ATP-binding protein, giving the protein MEVRVANVRKEFERFPALHDVSLDIKSGELIALLGPSGSGKTTLLRLIAGLERPTRGKIFFGDEDASQKSIQERNVGFVFQHYALFRHMTVADNIGFGLKVRHGPSRPPAQEIRRRASELLDLVQLSGLEKRYPAQLSGGQRQRVALARAMAIEPRVLLLDEPFGALDAQVRRELRRWLREIHDRTGHTTVFVTHDQEEALELADRVVVMSQGRIEQVGTADDIYDTPNSPFVYGFIGESSSLPVKVEHGEIWLADRPIGLSAPHAPEGDAILYFRPHDVELLDGCSGCIAGTVAASRRVAGTRRVELEIGGERQRVEIELPVGHPAAQKSRVAFRPGRWKLFPAA; this is encoded by the coding sequence ATGGAAGTTCGCGTTGCCAACGTGCGCAAGGAGTTCGAGCGGTTTCCCGCACTCCACGACGTGTCGCTCGATATCAAGTCGGGCGAACTGATCGCGTTGCTGGGGCCGTCCGGCTCGGGCAAGACGACCTTGCTCAGGCTGATCGCAGGGCTGGAACGGCCGACCCGTGGAAAGATCTTCTTCGGCGACGAGGATGCTTCGCAGAAGTCGATCCAGGAGCGCAATGTCGGCTTCGTCTTCCAGCACTACGCGCTGTTCCGGCACATGACGGTGGCCGACAATATCGGCTTCGGTCTCAAGGTCCGGCACGGGCCGTCACGGCCGCCGGCGCAGGAAATCCGCCGCCGCGCCTCCGAGCTTCTCGACCTCGTCCAGCTTTCCGGTCTCGAAAAGCGTTACCCGGCACAGCTCTCGGGCGGCCAGCGCCAGCGCGTCGCGCTCGCCCGCGCCATGGCGATCGAACCCAGAGTGCTGCTGCTCGACGAGCCGTTCGGCGCGCTTGACGCCCAGGTGCGCCGGGAACTGCGCCGCTGGCTGCGCGAGATCCATGACCGCACCGGCCACACCACCGTCTTCGTCACCCACGACCAGGAAGAGGCGCTGGAACTTGCCGACCGCGTCGTGGTGATGAGCCAGGGCCGCATCGAGCAGGTCGGCACCGCCGACGATATCTACGACACGCCGAACTCACCCTTCGTCTACGGCTTTATCGGCGAATCGAGCTCGCTTCCCGTCAAGGTCGAGCATGGCGAGATCTGGCTCGCCGACCGTCCGATCGGTCTGTCGGCACCGCACGCGCCCGAGGGCGACGCTATACTGTATTTCCGCCCGCACGATGTCGAACTTCTCGACGGCTGCAGCGGCTGCATCGCCGGCACGGTCGCCGCCAGCCGCCGCGTCGCCGGCACACGCCGGGTGGAACTCGAGATCGGCGGCGAGCGCCAGCGGGTCGAGATCGAACTGCCGGTCGGCCATCCCGCGGCACAGAAGAGTCGCGTGGCGTTCCGACCGGGGCGTTGGAAGCTGTTTCCGGCGGCTTGA
- the cysW gene encoding sulfate ABC transporter permease subunit CysW: MADPEIKSYEPYHESQSAAVTESRPAQAVLMAIAFAFLGIFLLLPLIIVFHEALAKGVSAYTQALGEADARSAIHLTLLVAAISVPLNVVFGISAAWAIAKFEFKGKAFLTTLIDLPFSVSPVISGLVYVLLFGAQGLLGAWLKGHGIQILFAVPGIVLATVFVTFPFVARELIPLMQEQGNGDEEAALSLGANGWQTFWYVTLPNIKWGLLYGVLLCNARAMGEFGAVSVVSGHIRGLTNTMPLHVEILYNEYNAVGAFAVASLLAGLALVTLVLKTLLEMRYGAELAATRGH, encoded by the coding sequence ATGGCTGATCCCGAGATCAAATCCTACGAACCGTATCACGAGAGCCAATCGGCGGCGGTAACCGAAAGCCGTCCGGCACAAGCCGTGCTGATGGCGATCGCTTTCGCCTTCCTCGGCATCTTCCTGCTGCTGCCGCTGATCATCGTCTTCCACGAGGCGCTGGCGAAAGGCGTCAGTGCCTATACGCAAGCACTGGGTGAAGCGGACGCACGCTCGGCCATCCATCTCACGCTGCTCGTCGCGGCGATCTCGGTGCCGCTCAATGTCGTCTTCGGCATCTCCGCCGCCTGGGCCATCGCCAAGTTCGAGTTCAAGGGCAAGGCGTTTCTCACCACGCTGATCGACCTGCCCTTCTCGGTCTCGCCGGTCATTTCGGGTCTGGTCTATGTGCTGCTGTTCGGCGCTCAAGGACTGCTTGGAGCATGGCTGAAGGGACACGGCATCCAGATCCTGTTCGCCGTACCTGGCATTGTGCTGGCCACTGTCTTCGTCACCTTCCCCTTCGTCGCCCGCGAACTGATCCCGCTGATGCAGGAACAGGGCAATGGCGATGAGGAGGCAGCCCTCTCGCTCGGCGCCAATGGCTGGCAGACCTTCTGGTACGTGACGTTGCCCAACATCAAATGGGGCCTGCTCTACGGCGTGCTCCTGTGCAACGCCCGCGCCATGGGCGAATTCGGCGCGGTATCGGTGGTATCAGGCCACATACGCGGCCTGACCAACACCATGCCGCTGCATGTCGAAATCCTCTATAACGAGTACAACGCGGTCGGCGCCTTTGCCGTCGCTTCATTGCTTGCCGGGCTGGCGCTGGTAACGCTGGTCTTGAAAACACTGCTCGAGATGCGCTACGGCGCCGAGCTTGCCGCGACGCGCGGACATTAG
- a CDS encoding M15 family metallopeptidase, with protein MNRIRQAILRVGFCVLTVAAPVLPASADPLPAGFVRLADIAPSIRQDIRYAGSDDFLHRKVSGYDAPVCILTEQAAKALAGVQQVIAAKGLTLVVFDCYRPARAVADMGKWTREGGPPDSQWYPTVQRGDLIAKGYIGELSSHSRGSTVDLAIAETDKKDSARPACGAPDVGTVDFGTGFDCFDRKSETASALIGTEAVANRKMLLAAMRAAGFRNYAREWWHFTLSKEPFPKQRFDFPVTAN; from the coding sequence TTGAATAGAATCCGCCAGGCGATTCTGCGCGTTGGCTTTTGTGTGCTGACGGTTGCCGCTCCCGTTCTCCCCGCTTCCGCCGATCCCCTGCCCGCCGGCTTCGTTCGTCTCGCCGATATCGCCCCGTCGATCCGCCAGGACATCCGCTACGCCGGATCGGACGATTTCCTGCACCGCAAGGTGAGCGGCTACGACGCGCCGGTCTGCATCCTCACCGAACAGGCGGCGAAAGCTCTTGCCGGCGTCCAACAGGTGATCGCAGCAAAAGGCCTGACACTGGTCGTGTTCGACTGCTATCGCCCTGCCCGCGCCGTCGCCGACATGGGCAAATGGACGCGAGAGGGCGGGCCGCCCGATTCGCAATGGTATCCCACGGTCCAACGCGGCGATCTCATCGCCAAGGGCTATATCGGCGAGCTCTCCAGCCATTCACGCGGCTCGACCGTCGACCTCGCCATCGCCGAAACAGACAAGAAGGACTCGGCGCGCCCGGCCTGCGGCGCGCCGGACGTCGGCACCGTCGATTTCGGCACCGGCTTCGACTGCTTTGATCGCAAGAGCGAAACCGCCAGTGCCTTGATCGGCACTGAGGCAGTAGCAAATCGCAAAATGCTGCTGGCAGCCATGCGTGCCGCCGGCTTCCGCAACTATGCTCGCGAATGGTGGCACTTCACGCTGAGCAAAGAGCCTTTCCCAAAACAGCGCTTCGATTTTCCGGTGACGGCAAACTAG
- a CDS encoding Rrf2 family transcriptional regulator has product MLTKKGKYGLKALVHLSGLPIGQLAFVNDIAVANNIPKKFLDAILGELRNAGFVQSRKGKEGGYRLARPASEIKIGHVVRVLDGPLAPIPCASRTQYQRCEDCDEATCQVRHMMLEVRQAIAEVLDNRSLAAMRDADNDDFPVELSSQI; this is encoded by the coding sequence ATGCTGACAAAAAAAGGCAAATACGGCCTCAAGGCCCTCGTGCATCTTTCCGGCCTTCCGATTGGCCAATTGGCCTTCGTCAACGACATCGCGGTCGCCAACAACATCCCGAAGAAATTCCTCGATGCCATTCTGGGCGAGTTGCGCAATGCCGGCTTCGTGCAGAGCCGCAAGGGCAAGGAAGGCGGCTATCGCCTCGCTCGCCCGGCCTCCGAGATCAAGATCGGCCATGTCGTGCGCGTGCTGGACGGGCCGCTGGCGCCGATTCCCTGCGCCAGCCGCACGCAGTACCAGCGCTGCGAGGATTGCGACGAAGCCACCTGCCAGGTCCGGCACATGATGCTGGAAGTGCGCCAGGCGATCGCCGAGGTGCTGGATAACAGAAGCCTCGCCGCCATGCGCGATGCCGACAACGACGATTTCCCGGTCGAGCTGTCGTCGCAAATCTAA
- a CDS encoding gluconokinase, with amino-acid sequence MDEEAAQAPTGAPGSVPPAIVVMGVAGCGKSAVGIALAAALDAVFIEGDRLHPPENVARMASGEPLTDQLREGWLDAIGERIAASVGKGQGVVAACSALKRSYRERLRGFCSDIVFLYLEIDPATARRRVASRKGHFMPASLVDSQFAILEPPGRDERALTIDATRPVADVVGDAMRLRATS; translated from the coding sequence GTGGACGAAGAGGCAGCGCAAGCGCCAACGGGCGCTCCCGGTTCAGTGCCTCCGGCCATCGTGGTGATGGGGGTCGCCGGCTGTGGCAAGTCGGCTGTCGGTATCGCGCTGGCGGCCGCCCTCGACGCCGTCTTCATCGAGGGCGACCGGCTCCATCCGCCAGAGAATGTAGCGCGCATGGCCAGCGGCGAGCCGCTCACCGACCAGTTGCGCGAAGGCTGGCTCGACGCCATCGGCGAGCGCATCGCGGCATCGGTCGGCAAAGGGCAGGGCGTGGTCGCGGCCTGCTCGGCGCTGAAGCGCAGTTATCGCGAACGGCTGCGCGGTTTTTGCTCTGACATCGTCTTCCTCTACCTGGAGATCGATCCTGCCACTGCGCGACGGCGCGTTGCCAGCCGCAAGGGTCATTTCATGCCGGCAAGCCTGGTCGACAGCCAATTCGCCATTCTGGAGCCGCCAGGGAGGGATGAGCGGGCCCTGACAATCGACGCGACGCGACCCGTTGCCGATGTCGTTGGCGATGCGATGCGGCTGCGGGCCACGTCATGA
- the pbpC gene encoding penicillin-binding protein 1C: protein MLSRKLFRRAAITAAACAGLAVLSAASLWELDRAFPPPLPAELTVSTEVQDRDGQLLRAFATPDGYWRLETRLDQVDKQFVDMLVTYEDKRFWDHQGVDVLALGRAAGQLITSGHIVSGGSTLSMQLARLIEPRESRSLGSKIKQMLRAIQIERQLSKREILERYLTLAPYGGNLEGVRAASLAYFGKEPKRLTVSEAALLVALPQLPEKRRPDRNLEIAHAARDRVLTRMVSSGLIGEREAARAALDDVSGLRRTLPALAAHAAYAMLPRAVPGQPLKLTIRKSVQEGLERVARDAATKLGPRLSVAMVLADSRTGDILGEVGSANFFDASRSGWIDMTKIVRSPGSTLKPFIYGLAFEQGLVAQETLIEDSPVDFGGYRPKNFDMGYQGDVSIRQALQLSLNVPAIRVLDAVGPARLTARFRQAGVNPILPVNEAPGLAIGLGGVGVTLRDLVQLYTGLANGGKTHTLHDGTEPANAERTTATILNDQANWQIIDILSGVKPPEGALQRGIAYKTGTSYGYRDAWSVGFDGRYVLGVWVGRPDAGAVPGLSGYVSAAPILFEGFVRSGLATVPLPGKPPGAFTPKREDLPVTLARFGAGADGLVQATPTEPAPTIIFPPDGARVDLATNSADASPLVLKLQGGRAPFRWLANGKPLSGIDRRRTATWLPDGAGYSTLTVIDAAGRAASVKVFVE from the coding sequence ATGCTCTCCAGAAAACTCTTTCGTCGCGCCGCCATAACCGCAGCTGCCTGCGCTGGTCTTGCGGTCCTCTCCGCAGCCTCTCTCTGGGAACTCGACCGCGCTTTCCCACCACCCTTGCCGGCGGAACTCACAGTCTCCACCGAAGTCCAGGACCGCGATGGCCAGCTGTTGCGCGCCTTCGCCACGCCGGACGGCTACTGGCGGCTCGAAACCCGGCTCGACCAGGTCGACAAGCAGTTCGTCGACATGCTGGTCACCTATGAGGACAAGCGTTTCTGGGACCATCAGGGCGTCGACGTGCTGGCGCTTGGCCGCGCCGCCGGCCAGCTCATCACCAGCGGCCACATCGTCTCCGGCGGCTCGACGCTGTCGATGCAGCTGGCCCGCCTGATCGAGCCACGCGAAAGCCGCAGCCTCGGCTCCAAGATCAAGCAGATGCTGCGCGCCATCCAGATCGAGCGGCAGCTGTCCAAACGCGAGATTCTCGAACGTTATCTGACGCTGGCGCCCTATGGCGGCAACCTTGAGGGCGTGCGCGCCGCCTCGCTTGCCTATTTCGGCAAGGAACCGAAGCGGCTCACCGTCTCCGAAGCAGCTTTGCTCGTCGCCTTGCCGCAATTGCCTGAAAAGCGCCGGCCCGACCGCAACCTCGAAATCGCGCATGCCGCCCGCGACCGCGTGCTGACCCGCATGGTTTCGTCTGGCCTGATCGGCGAACGCGAGGCCGCGCGCGCCGCACTTGACGACGTGTCGGGCCTGCGTCGCACCTTGCCGGCGCTTGCCGCGCATGCCGCCTATGCGATGCTGCCCAGGGCCGTTCCCGGTCAGCCGCTCAAGCTGACCATCCGCAAAAGCGTCCAGGAAGGGCTTGAACGGGTTGCACGCGACGCCGCCACCAAGCTTGGGCCGCGCCTGTCGGTCGCCATGGTGTTGGCCGATTCCCGCACCGGCGACATTCTGGGCGAAGTCGGCTCGGCCAATTTCTTCGATGCCAGCCGTTCCGGCTGGATCGACATGACCAAGATCGTGCGTTCGCCCGGCTCGACGCTAAAACCGTTCATCTATGGCCTCGCCTTCGAACAGGGACTGGTGGCACAGGAAACGTTGATCGAGGACAGCCCGGTCGATTTCGGCGGCTACCGGCCAAAAAATTTCGACATGGGCTACCAGGGCGATGTCAGCATCCGCCAGGCGCTGCAGCTGTCGCTCAACGTGCCGGCGATCCGCGTGCTCGACGCGGTCGGGCCGGCGCGGCTGACGGCGCGCTTCCGCCAGGCCGGCGTCAACCCGATCCTGCCGGTCAACGAGGCGCCGGGCCTGGCCATCGGCCTCGGCGGCGTCGGCGTCACGCTGCGCGATCTCGTCCAGCTCTATACGGGGCTCGCCAATGGCGGCAAGACGCACACGCTGCATGACGGCACCGAGCCGGCCAATGCCGAACGCACCACCGCCACCATCCTCAATGACCAGGCCAACTGGCAGATCATCGACATCCTCTCGGGCGTAAAACCGCCGGAAGGCGCCTTGCAGCGCGGCATCGCCTACAAGACCGGCACCTCCTACGGCTACCGCGACGCCTGGTCGGTCGGCTTCGACGGCCGCTATGTGCTTGGCGTTTGGGTCGGCCGGCCGGATGCCGGCGCGGTGCCGGGCCTTTCCGGCTATGTCTCGGCCGCTCCCATCCTGTTCGAGGGCTTTGTCCGTTCGGGTCTGGCCACCGTGCCGCTGCCGGGCAAGCCGCCAGGCGCCTTCACGCCCAAGCGCGAGGATCTGCCGGTGACGCTCGCCCGCTTCGGCGCCGGCGCCGACGGCCTGGTGCAGGCGACGCCGACCGAGCCAGCCCCAACCATCATCTTCCCGCCGGACGGCGCCCGCGTCGACCTCGCCACCAATTCGGCCGATGCCTCGCCGCTGGTGCTCAAACTGCAAGGCGGCCGTGCGCCCTTCCGCTGGCTGGCCAATGGCAAGCCGCTCTCCGGCATCGACCGCCGCCGCACCGCGACCTGGCTGCCCGACGGCGCGGGTTACTCGACGCTGACCGTGATCGACGCGGCGGGACGGGCGGCGAGCGTGAAAGTGTTCGTTGAATAG
- a CDS encoding sulfate ABC transporter substrate-binding protein yields MTKPHFRKLLGALVVTSVLSGTLGFAFADTTILNVSYDPTRELYKAYDEAFAAHWKAETGETVTIQQSHGGSGAQARAVIDGLDADVVTLALEGDINAIVSKSKKINPDWRKKFENNSAPYTSTIIFLVRKGNPKGIHDWSDLVKDGIQVITPNPKTSGGARWNYLAAWAYANAHDGGEEAKNKEFVGKLYANAPVLDTGARGSTVTFAQKGIGDVLIGWENDAYLALDEFGADNFEIVYPPTSILAEPPVAIVDANVDAKGTRKVAEAYLGWLYSKEAQTIIAKNHYRPAEPELVAPADIPKTPDIKLISIDDPLFGGWKKAQPYHFGDGGIFDQIYKPAQ; encoded by the coding sequence ATGACCAAACCTCATTTCAGGAAACTGCTCGGCGCACTGGTCGTCACATCGGTTCTATCAGGCACGCTCGGTTTCGCGTTTGCCGACACCACTATCCTCAACGTGTCCTACGATCCGACCCGTGAACTCTACAAGGCCTATGACGAGGCCTTTGCGGCCCACTGGAAGGCCGAGACTGGCGAGACGGTGACCATCCAGCAGTCGCACGGTGGATCGGGCGCCCAGGCCCGTGCCGTGATCGACGGCCTCGACGCCGATGTGGTAACGTTGGCGCTCGAGGGCGACATCAACGCCATCGTCTCCAAGTCGAAGAAGATCAACCCCGACTGGCGCAAGAAATTCGAAAACAATTCAGCGCCTTACACCTCGACCATCATCTTCCTGGTCCGCAAGGGCAACCCCAAGGGCATCCACGACTGGAGCGACCTCGTCAAGGATGGCATCCAGGTGATCACGCCTAATCCCAAGACTTCGGGTGGCGCGCGCTGGAACTACCTCGCCGCCTGGGCCTACGCCAACGCCCATGATGGCGGCGAGGAAGCCAAGAACAAGGAGTTCGTCGGCAAGCTCTACGCCAATGCCCCGGTGCTCGACACCGGCGCGCGCGGCTCGACCGTGACCTTCGCGCAAAAGGGCATCGGCGACGTGCTGATCGGCTGGGAAAATGACGCCTATCTGGCGCTCGACGAATTCGGCGCCGACAATTTCGAGATCGTCTATCCGCCGACCTCGATCCTGGCCGAGCCGCCGGTGGCGATTGTCGATGCCAATGTCGATGCCAAGGGCACGCGCAAGGTGGCCGAAGCCTATCTCGGCTGGCTCTATTCCAAGGAAGCGCAGACGATCATCGCCAAGAATCACTATCGTCCCGCCGAGCCCGAACTCGTGGCCCCGGCGGATATTCCGAAGACCCCCGATATCAAGCTGATCTCCATCGACGACCCGCTTTTCGGCGGCTGGAAGAAGGCGCAGCCTTATCATTTCGGCGACGGTGGTATATTCGACCAGATCTACAAGCCGGCCCAGTGA
- a CDS encoding DUF1778 domain-containing protein: MTKAAPETHAKPVNLRIREDMRILIDRAAKLRGKTRSDFMIDAAYRAAEDTLLNQALIKVDPESYRHYLDILDEPPGGEGFGRLMNAPRPWQD; encoded by the coding sequence ATGACGAAGGCCGCACCTGAGACCCATGCCAAGCCCGTCAATCTGCGCATCCGAGAGGACATGCGCATACTGATTGACCGTGCAGCGAAATTACGCGGAAAAACCCGTTCCGACTTCATGATCGATGCCGCTTACCGTGCAGCCGAGGACACGTTGCTAAATCAAGCCCTGATCAAGGTGGATCCCGAGAGTTACCGGCATTATCTGGACATCCTTGATGAACCGCCAGGCGGGGAAGGTTTTGGGCGCCTTATGAACGCGCCCAGGCCATGGCAGGACTGA
- the cysT gene encoding sulfate ABC transporter permease subunit CysT yields the protein MTTAPAQAGWRFRQPSVIPGFGLTLGFSLAYLTLIILIPLSGLVWRSASLGWVEFWAIATDRRTLNALEISFGTAFLAAIVNVVFGTLVAWVLVRYRFTGRRIVDAMVDLPFALPTAVAGIALTTLYAPNGWIGKLLMPLGIKVAYTPLGIVVALVFIGLPFVVRTVQPIMEEIDKEVEEAAATLGASRFQIITRVLFPGLAPAIITGFSLAFARGVGEYGSVIFIAGNLPYKSEIAPLLIVIRLEEYNYPAATAIAAIMLALSFIMLLVVNLVQTWSRKRYG from the coding sequence ATGACCACAGCACCCGCGCAGGCGGGGTGGCGATTCAGACAGCCGAGCGTCATTCCGGGTTTCGGATTGACGCTCGGCTTCTCGCTTGCCTACCTCACCCTCATCATCCTCATTCCGCTCTCCGGGCTGGTCTGGCGCTCGGCATCTCTCGGCTGGGTTGAATTCTGGGCGATCGCCACCGACCGCCGCACCCTCAACGCGCTGGAAATCAGCTTCGGCACCGCCTTCCTCGCGGCGATCGTCAATGTCGTCTTCGGCACGCTCGTCGCCTGGGTGCTGGTGCGTTACCGCTTTACTGGCCGTCGCATTGTCGACGCCATGGTCGACCTGCCCTTCGCCCTGCCGACGGCGGTCGCCGGCATTGCGCTGACCACGCTCTATGCGCCCAATGGCTGGATCGGCAAATTGCTGATGCCGCTCGGCATCAAGGTCGCCTACACGCCGCTCGGCATCGTCGTCGCACTCGTCTTCATCGGCCTGCCCTTCGTCGTGCGCACCGTGCAGCCGATCATGGAGGAAATCGACAAGGAGGTGGAGGAGGCAGCCGCCACGCTTGGAGCCAGCCGCTTCCAGATCATCACCCGTGTGCTGTTTCCGGGCCTGGCGCCGGCCATCATCACCGGCTTTTCGCTGGCCTTCGCGCGCGGCGTCGGTGAATACGGCTCGGTCATCTTCATTGCCGGGAACCTGCCATACAAATCCGAGATCGCGCCGCTTCTGATCGTCATCCGGCTGGAGGAATACAACTATCCGGCGGCGACCGCGATCGCGGCGATCATGCTCGCTCTGTCGTTCATCATGCTGCTGGTCGTCAATCTCGTGCAGACATGGAGCCGCAAGCGCTATGGCTGA
- a CDS encoding sulfate ABC transporter substrate-binding protein produces MKRFFLGVATVAGLFLASSQAWSADKLLNASYDVGRELFVQVNKAFVAGHPGVSIDQSHAGTSAQARAIAEGLGADVVTFNQVTDIDFLVKKGFVSADWQKDFANNASPFYSLPSFLVRAGNPKHIKDWNDLVRDDVQVIFPNPKTSGNARYTYLAATAYAKEAFKGDDAKVKEFITKLFNNVPIFDTGGRAATTTFVQREIGDVLITFESETRGIRKEYGDDKFEQVTPSVSLLAEFPVAIVDKVADEHGTRDLAKTYLDFLYTPEGQDILAQNGNRVRDAAVAAKYKADFPEVRLLTVEDVFGGWDKIQKEHFTAGGLLDQAYGSR; encoded by the coding sequence ATGAAGCGATTTTTCCTCGGCGTTGCCACTGTTGCCGGCCTGTTCCTCGCGTCCTCCCAAGCCTGGTCGGCCGACAAACTGCTCAACGCCTCTTATGACGTCGGCCGCGAATTGTTCGTCCAGGTAAACAAGGCCTTCGTCGCCGGGCATCCAGGCGTGAGCATCGACCAATCGCATGCCGGCACCTCGGCGCAGGCGCGCGCCATCGCCGAGGGCCTTGGCGCCGATGTCGTCACCTTCAACCAGGTCACCGACATCGACTTCCTCGTCAAGAAGGGGTTTGTCTCGGCCGACTGGCAGAAGGATTTTGCCAACAACGCCTCGCCCTTCTATTCGCTGCCGTCCTTCCTCGTCCGCGCGGGCAACCCCAAGCACATCAAGGACTGGAACGATCTGGTACGCGACGACGTGCAGGTGATCTTCCCCAATCCGAAGACATCGGGCAATGCGCGCTACACCTATCTGGCGGCCACCGCCTACGCCAAGGAAGCCTTCAAGGGCGATGATGCCAAGGTGAAGGAGTTCATCACCAAGCTGTTCAACAATGTGCCGATCTTCGACACCGGCGGACGTGCCGCGACCACCACCTTCGTGCAGCGCGAAATCGGCGACGTGCTGATCACCTTCGAATCCGAGACGCGCGGCATCCGTAAGGAGTATGGCGACGACAAGTTCGAGCAGGTCACGCCCTCGGTCAGCCTGCTGGCGGAATTCCCGGTGGCAATCGTCGACAAGGTCGCCGACGAGCACGGCACCCGCGATCTGGCCAAGACCTATCTCGATTTCCTCTACACGCCCGAGGGCCAGGACATCCTGGCCCAGAACGGCAACCGTGTGCGCGACGCAGCCGTCGCCGCCAAATACAAGGCCGATTTCCCCGAAGTGCGCCTGCTGACGGTGGAGGACGTCTTCGGCGGCTGGGACAAGATCCAGAAAGAGCATTTCACCGCCGGCGGCCTGCTCGACCAGGCCTATGGCAGCCGCTGA